In Vibrio neptunius, the following are encoded in one genomic region:
- the wecB gene encoding UDP-N-acetylglucosamine 2-epimerase (non-hydrolyzing) → MKKVLITFGTRPEAIKMAPLVHQMKSDARFETKVCVTGQHREMLHQVLELFHVEPDYDLDIMEPGQTLTTVTTKILTGMEGVLSEFKPDVVLVHGDTATTLGATLASYYQQIQVGHVEAGLRTGNIYSPWPEEGNRKLTGCLANFHFAPTNTSQNNLVNENVPAADVHVTGNTVIDALFMIRDKIENDADLRATLDSVFPMLESDKKLILVTGHRRESFGGGFERICQALSDTALRHPDCQILYPVHLNPNVQEPVNRLLKNIPNIHLVEPQQYLPFVYLMNKAHIILTDSGGIQEEAPSLGKPVLVMRDTTERPEAVEAGTVKLVGTDSDLICRELTQLLTDQTAYESMSQAHNPYGDGLACQRIADILAL, encoded by the coding sequence GTGAAAAAGGTTTTGATTACGTTTGGGACGCGACCAGAAGCAATAAAAATGGCGCCTTTGGTTCACCAAATGAAAAGTGATGCTCGATTTGAAACCAAAGTATGTGTCACTGGACAGCACAGAGAGATGCTGCATCAAGTATTAGAGCTCTTCCACGTAGAGCCCGATTATGACCTTGATATCATGGAACCGGGTCAAACACTGACAACGGTAACGACCAAGATTTTGACAGGTATGGAAGGTGTGCTCAGCGAGTTTAAACCTGATGTGGTTTTGGTTCACGGGGACACAGCAACAACTTTGGGCGCAACGCTCGCCTCATATTACCAGCAAATTCAGGTTGGCCATGTTGAGGCTGGTCTTCGAACTGGAAACATCTACTCACCATGGCCTGAAGAAGGAAACCGGAAACTCACTGGTTGCCTAGCGAATTTCCATTTCGCACCAACCAACACATCACAAAATAATCTCGTTAATGAGAACGTACCAGCGGCTGATGTTCACGTCACGGGTAACACGGTTATCGATGCGCTGTTCATGATCCGCGACAAGATTGAAAACGATGCAGATCTTAGAGCAACACTAGACAGTGTGTTCCCAATGCTTGAGTCCGACAAGAAACTGATTTTGGTGACTGGCCATAGAAGAGAAAGCTTTGGTGGCGGTTTTGAACGCATCTGTCAGGCACTGTCTGATACCGCATTGCGTCATCCAGATTGCCAGATTTTGTATCCGGTTCATCTAAACCCGAACGTACAAGAACCAGTCAATCGCTTGCTCAAAAATATTCCAAACATTCATTTAGTCGAGCCTCAACAGTATCTGCCATTTGTTTATCTGATGAATAAGGCTCACATCATATTGACGGACTCTGGCGGTATACAGGAAGAGGCTCCATCTCTCGGTAAACCCGTTTTGGTTATGCGAGATACCACTGAAAGACCTGAAGCTGTGGAAGCCGGAACGGTCAAACTGGTAGGTACGGACAGCGATTTGATTTGTCGCGAGCTAACTCAGCTTTTGACTGATCAAACAGCTTATGAATCCATGAGTCAGGCCCACAATCCGTATGGTGACGGTCTGGCTTGCCAAAGAATTGCAGATATTTTAGCGCTTTAA
- a CDS encoding low molecular weight phosphotyrosine protein phosphatase: MPSILVVCMGNICRSPLAEVVLKTKAQQRGIVVNIASAGTIRDQVGNSPDKQVQALADKYGYSLNGLTATQVKKEDFSHYDMVLAADRANLAALYDLCPREYRNKLALFLSYSDIDENEIPDPYKGSRIRHQKVFELIEQGSDDVLNYITSTAA, translated from the coding sequence TTGCCTTCTATCCTTGTTGTCTGTATGGGCAATATATGCCGCTCACCACTCGCTGAAGTTGTTCTGAAAACAAAAGCACAGCAGCGTGGCATCGTTGTTAATATTGCCAGTGCAGGAACAATTCGTGATCAGGTTGGTAACTCACCAGACAAACAAGTGCAAGCTTTGGCGGATAAGTATGGCTACAGCCTAAATGGCTTGACGGCTACTCAGGTAAAGAAAGAAGATTTTTCTCACTATGACATGGTGTTAGCAGCAGATAGAGCCAATCTTGCCGCATTGTATGACCTCTGTCCTAGGGAGTACAGAAACAAGCTTGCTCTGTTCCTTTCGTATTCAGATATTGATGAAAATGAAATCCCTGATCCTTACAAGGGGAGTCGAATTCGTCACCAGAAAGTGTTTGAACTGATTGAACAAGGCAGCGACGACGTACTCAATTATATAACGTCAACAGCGGCATAA